AGACTGGTGCATTTAGTGTCAAATTCCgacattttgacaatggagatGGCACTCCTTCCATCTCCCAATGGGACAAAATCTAAGCACAATGaacaagcaaaagagaaaattctgaTCATTGTTTGTTTTCCTGCTTAAGGTGAATAAAGACTAACAAAATCTACGTTGATCCTGTCTCCCACGAAGAATTCACAATGATTCCTCTTCAGAGCACGTCTTATAAAGGGTAAAAAATACGGAGCTCGTACCTGCAAACACGAACCACCTGTGGCGAGTGTAGGAACTCCGCGCAACTTCTCAAGGAGTCCCTTTAAAAGGTCCCGTATCCTCTCCACATGAGACATACTAAAATATAAGATACGAAGATATAAGTTGGCTTCGACCAAAGAGGATACGTCGTCAAGTCTGAACATGGAGTCGTGTGGCGAGAACCCCGACACCCGCAGTGACAGCAAATGAGGGGCCCAAAGATTCTCCACGTCAGAGAACAAGGAGGGAACGAGTAGCAAGTCCTTCAAACTCGTTGAATCTATTCTGATGTTCTTCACCCCCTTGCAGGAGTCTAACTCGAGGGACTCTAAAACAGAACTTCCCCTGAGAATTTTCTGGAGGGATTGATCGCACAACTCCCCATGTCTTATTGACAAGACCTTAAGACAAGGCCACCGAATACTAGTACCCGACGAAAAACAACAGTAAGAGACCTCCAGGCGCACCAGCCAACTCAAGCGACTCGCGAACCGCGGTAGCGGGTACAAGAACGGCGAAGCAGTCAGCCCCAGGCAGAGATCCTCCACGCGGCGCACCATCGCGAAGCGGAGACAGAAGTCAAGCTTGGGCGAGTTGGCTTCGTCGTACACGAAGCCGGTGACGTGGAGCCTCTTCACCGTGGGGGAGGTGCTCTGGATCAGGACGCGGTTGACGAGGGACAGGAAGTCGAAGGAGTAGGTTTCGTGATTGCGAGGCCGGTCTCCGTTGAAGACGAAGTGGGTGATGGTGGTCCAAGTGGACTGCCACCGCTTGGAGAGGACGCTGGTCTTGACGACGTCTTGGAGGGGCAGGAACGAGAAGATGCGGTGGATCACGTCGTTTGGCAAGGCGCCGATGAGATCGCTGGGGCTCAAAGAAGGAGGAGGTCGGCTCCTGCGATTCGGGCGATCACCAGAGGATTCGCGGTGGATGTCGCCGTGCACGGAGGTCTCCGCCATGGAATATGTTTGCGTTCTCGGTCGAGTCGGCCATGGAATATATGCTTTCGAGGCTCTAGACTTTTGCGTGTTATATTTATatggcataatttttttttgttgtgtgcgtatttctctctttttcaataTTTAGAAGAATTTCTGTTTGGTGACCAAGCGAGTGCCCAATGGTCAAGTAACTTTCCCACGTGGAATCAGGATACTCAAGCAAATCGTTACGAATATTGATCCAAAGGTAAACAGGAAGAAGCATAATTCTTTCGTCATGCTAACGTGGCATTCAATTAAAAGGCAAAAAGTGATAAACCTAGTAATCCTTTTGTAATgagaatatatattattatccACGAAATAGTTATTATGGCAAAAAAAAGGTACTATTTCAATCTATTATCGGTAACATCTATCACGCGGTGGTATTTATGTGGCGGCCATATTtgcctaaataaataaaaaagataaataccatcaaaaatcctaaactatgtccactgtgacatatttaccttaaactttttttgtgacatcaaaaacttcaaactatacCCGtggtgacacatttaccctaaacctttttttttatgacactaaATATCCTTAACTTGTACCATTGTGACATTAATTTTCCAGTTAAAAGcagcaattaaaaatataacGAAAATTCAAGGTGGCGTTGATATGGCGCCACGCAAGTGTCACATTAGAAAAacgtaaaaaagaagaaggaaaatctgAAGTTATTATCCATCGTCTTCAACATTCGAGTTCCTCGGGCACTTGTCCATCCACTACCCACTTCTATTTGGAGACACCGCTGGAGTGAGATACGATCGATGCGATGATTCCTGGCACTTTCCAAAATCATTTCTGATTGTTGATTTGGTGTTTTAGGTGCGTGTGAACGATGAGCTCGTTTGGGACAACGGGACCGCATTCCTTGAGCCCCGCATTGATTGCATTACCGATACTGTTGGAAAGTTTGGGATCCGTTTGTTCTATGGGATGGACATTTTTCATGATGGATGCCTAATTGTCAAAATCCTGCTTTAAGAttaaatttggaatagatcttagCTTGAGCAAGgtcgagaaaaaggaaaggattgTGTGGCTTAGCGCAGTATTAAATTGTGATTTACAGTATGAAGCATTGGCTTGGCTTTGTGGAGGTTTGAATTTCTCCTGCAATTTGGCTTCAACAAGGGCCAGCCCGGCCTCCTCCAATTCAGGCCCTCCTTGGATTCACATTATACTTTTAACtggaaggtaaatgtgtcacaatgataTAAGTCCAGGGTTTCTAGCGTCACAATGAAAAATCTAGGGTCAATGTCTCATAATggatatagtttaggatttttgacgtcacaaaaaaaacatcagagtaaatgtgtcacagtatgcatagtttaaggtttttgacggtattttttctaaaaaaaatatattaaagataCTAAAAAGAGAGGGGTGAATATCACGAAAAACACCAAACTAGTACAtcggtgataaatttaccccaaaatatttttttaccacaaaaaatctcaaactggtacacatatgagaaatttatcttaaatttttttttggaccattaaaaatcctaaattggtacacatttgataaatttaccctaaattggtacacctatggcAAGTTTATCatccattaatttttattaaattttatcatcaaattgcctagttggatgacacgtgataaTTGCCGAATGTAcacgtttgggatttttatcctatGTTTATCagatatgtatcaatttggggcatttcatgatattaactcaattaatggaaactaacaaagggtaaattcgATACaattgtactagtttggagttttttgtggttgaaaaaattaatttgggatatatTTATCATGGGTGTACCAATTTCAAGTttattgtaataaaaaaaaataatttggataaatttgttacaggtgtACCTgtatgggattttttatgatcataaaaattatttagggTAAACTTGTTACATATAtgccagtttaggattttttgtacgATTAACTCAAAAGAGAGGTAGTTGCCCTCTCCATACAATTATCATAGGAAGATCActtcataatttattaaaaattgctatttcttgtcaatttttaaattaaattattctTGGAATTTTCCTCTAATGATTTTTTTAGCACTTTTTAATAGTTATATCTtcgatgaaatgaaaaatagctGTATAAAAAGGGGGTGAATATCTTCAATCTTTTAGTTGCCGTCTTTTCGTGGAGAATgagacatttttgaaaaatatttttcagcaaatcattttttaggaaaataataatatttttcgatgtttggctAAAACCTGAAATAAATGTTACTatagaaaaataatgaaaaaagtcAGAAACCTATTATAATCGTGCCAATTCAACCATTTAGCCGGTCAATGCTGACATAgacactttttaataataatttttcttttcaatttttttattttatctttatcttttctttttttttctctttcattttgtttttttcttgccaTTGGTCGGCGAGGGTTGTCGTAGCACGCCGGCCACCGGGCAAGCCCATCACAACCACTAGCGAGGCCCTAGCAAGGTTGGCCTTGCCCATATCCGGGCTAGGCGGCCTTGTCCGCAACCGTGCATCCCGATAGCTTAGGTTAGAGAGGCATGCTCGCGAGCAAGGCAACTGTGCCCACACCCGTGATGGCCCCACCCAATGGTTGgtgaggagaaagaaaaaatagaaagagaaagaagagaaaaaataaaaaataaaattattaaaatactattaaaaattatccacataagTGTAGGCCGGCCCaataaattgaaacaaatgcaAGAGGATTAGTACTCAATTGacgtaaaaaaattttaggactgaatagacACAATCGTtatagatttaagacttcttTTATAATTCCGCCCGTTAAAATGTTTTCCACGTTTGGTACGGTTGATTTCCTAAGAGAAAATAGccacaaattttgaattttgaattatttttccttttcttttgtttcctactTCCACGGTTGGCGCTGGCTGCTCACGAGATCAACGCTTTACATTTGCACCATTACTCTCGAGAGTAGATCATAAAAAACAGGAAAAtgaggagggagaaaaaaaGGCAGCGAAGAgcaatgcctctctctctctctctctctctctctctctctcgtgcagCGATCCTCTGCGATTTCGGTTTGTGATTATTGAACATTTCACGTTTTGGTCTCGGATTTCATTTCGACGGAACCCGATTTCAAGGCGTTCTGGCAAGTAGAGCGACGATGGTCCCATTGCTTCGGTGCATCGGTTCGCCATCGAGCGACGTATCGAAGACCAACGGCTTGACGGTTTCGATTCTAGTACCGGCAGCGGCTAGAGCCGTAAGAGCGAAGGCAAGAAGGAAGGGCCGTGGAGGCCTCGCCCTAGGTCTATCACGGCGCCCCAAGCCAAGGTGATGGCCTCGCCCCGAGCCTTCGTGGGCCTGTTGGCTGAGGGTGACATGGCCCTCTCCCCCGGTCCGAGTGAGCCCTTCTCGACGGTCTAGGGTGgtcggaaaaaaaattgaaaataaaaaataaaaaatacaaaaatctgaatggaaaattaaataaaaaatccatgtaTGACGATTTTGTTGGAAAGGACATCTAAATGATATATTTTACCTcgatatggtacttaagtgaacggagaaaaaaagttatgatattcaAGCGAGtgtcatacaaaagttatagcattcCTGCTATTCTTATCCCCGTAACAGCTCCTTGTTAATGATCCTAAAAACATCTTGAATTCTCAATTTCATGTAAATGGTATATTGGGATTGCATGGGGCCTTCGGGCTTTCTTTGCTATTTTGCTCTTTCCCATATGGTATAAAAAAGACTAGGGAAAAcaccataaaaaaccctaaactataccactgtgacacatttatcttaaacattttcttgtgataccaaaaatcctaaacttatacccatatgatacatttatcccaaatattttttttatgacacaaaaaatcccaaacttatactaatgtgacatatttatcccaaaattatctttttgtcaCACAAAAAAACTCCCAAACTTATAGGTGTGTCAAAGGAATACCAGTTTGATATTTTTAGTATCACAAAAGAAGTTTGGAGTAATGTGTCGCACTAGTATAAGCTCGGGTT
This sequence is a window from Rhodamnia argentea isolate NSW1041297 chromosome 3, ASM2092103v1, whole genome shotgun sequence. Protein-coding genes within it:
- the LOC125314025 gene encoding F-box protein At5g03100-like, whose translation is MAETSVHGDIHRESSGDRPNRRSRPPPSLSPSDLIGALPNDVIHRIFSFLPLQDVVKTSVLSKRWQSTWTTITHFVFNGDRPRNHETYSFDFLSLVNRVLIQSTSPTVKRLHVTGFVYDEANSPKLDFCLRFAMVRRVEDLCLGLTASPFLYPLPRFASRLSWLVRLEVSYCCFSSGTSIRWPCLKVLSIRHGELCDQSLQKILRGSSVLESLELDSCKGVKNIRIDSTSLKDLLLVPSLFSDVENLWAPHLLSLRVSGFSPHDSMFRLDDVSSLVEANLYLRILYFSMSHVERIRDLLKGLLEKLRGVPTLATGGSCLQILSHWEMEGVPSPLSKCRNLTLNAPVSRWDLPGIVHLLRSSPCLEKLVIRLAGFTNLQFELDEETKDRFNYDEEDFLCSRKGNFECLAKHLRRVEIIGFQANSFRSKYLLALMKVLLGDALVLEKLIIKAELPTQHGQERHQDPVLLELLGVMQEVLSYRRASRNTVVIFNHPFKETSF